A genomic stretch from Candidatus Kaelpia aquatica includes:
- a CDS encoding 4Fe-4S binding protein has protein sequence MFVPIISKPATSLANKTGSWRMKKKPKFLQKDCIGCSMCIDICPEGCIKGVDKNKFESDLDYCKGCGLCAVICPKKDIEMVEEDER, from the coding sequence ATGTTTGTTCCTATTATATCGAAGCCGGCTACAAGTTTGGCAAACAAAACTGGTTCTTGGCGGATGAAGAAGAAGCCAAAGTTTCTGCAAAAGGATTGCATAGGGTGTAGCATGTGTATTGATATCTGTCCAGAAGGCTGCATTAAAGGTGTAGATAAAAATAAATTTGAATCAGACCTTGATTACTGTAAAGGTTGCGGACTCTGTGCAGTTATCTGTCCCAAAAAGGATATAGAGATGGTTGAGGAGGATGAACGATGA